CGGAGAATCCGTCTCACACCCAGATAAACCCCTTTGAAAACGCCATATTTTTCAACGGCGCCAATAAAGTATTCTGAACAGGTTGGTCGAAACCGGCAGTTATTTCCCAGCAATGGCGAAATAAACCGCTGATAGATTCTTACAGGTATAATAATCAGTTTCTTAACCATTTTTTTTCCTCATCAGATTCTTCTTATAA
This genomic interval from Eubacteriaceae bacterium ES3 contains the following:
- the yidD gene encoding membrane protein insertion efficiency factor YidD is translated as MVKKLIIIPVRIYQRFISPLLGNNCRFRPTCSEYFIGAVEKYGVFKGVYLGVRRILRCHPFNPGGYDPLP